Proteins encoded by one window of Seriola aureovittata isolate HTS-2021-v1 ecotype China chromosome 4, ASM2101889v1, whole genome shotgun sequence:
- the LOC130167821 gene encoding olfactory receptor 142-like: MILTPLYALLVCANVLLIIVICLNRSLYEPMYLFLCSLFVNELYGSTGMFPFLLVQILSDIHALSVAFCFLQIFCLHSYGGIQYLNLAIMCYDRYLAICCPLQYNTRMTFKKIVTLITVIWLYPLLVRVIIICLTSPLQLCGNIIEKVYCDSYSVVKLACSVTKVINIYGLITAFSTIILKVCFSGSKQTRQKAVSICTPHLVSLLNFSFGASFEILQSRFNMSNVPNMLRIFFSIYWVTCQPLFNPSMYGLNMSKMRIICKNLLFAEM, encoded by the exons ATGATTCTCACACCTTTATATGCTCTATTAGTCTGTGCCAATGTTTTGCTGATTATAGTTATCTGTCTGAACAGAAGTTTATATGAACCCATGTacctgtttctgtgcagcctgTTTGTAAATGAACTGTATGGTAGCACAGGGATGTTTCCattcctgctggttcagatcCTCTCTGATATTCACGCTCTTTCTGTAgctttttgtttcctgcagatttTCTGTTTGCACTCTTATGGTGGTATACAATATTTAAACTTAGCCATCATGTGTTATGACAGATACCTCGCTATCTGTTGTCCTCTACAATATAACACACGTATGACATTTAAGAAAATTGTCACACTCATCACTGTAATATGGTTATACCCTTTACTTGTGCGTGTTATCATTATATGTTTGACTTCACCTTTACAGCTGTGTGGGAACATCATTGAAAAAGTTTACTGTGACAGTTACTCTGTTGTCAAGCTGGCCTGCTCTGTCACCAAAGTTATTAACATTTATGGACTCATTACCGCTTTTAGCACAATC ATCCTTAAGGTGTGTTTTTCTGGCTCTAAACAGACCAGACAGAAAGCTGTCAGTATCTGCACACCTCACCTTGTTTCTCTGCTCAACTTCTCTTTTGGGGCTAGCTTTGAAATATTACAGAGCAGGTTTAATATGAGCAATGTACCTAATATGTTGcgaatatttttttcaatatacTGGGTTACATGCCAGCCGCTCTTCAATCCTTCAATGTATGGCTTGAATATGTCTAAAATGCGTATCATATGTAAAAATCTGCTCTTTGCTGAAATGTAG
- the LOC130167822 gene encoding olfactory receptor 10A3-like produces the protein MLNSTLSSLTYFILGAYFHIGNLRYLYFMITALLYFVIIIANSSLIVVICLSRSLHEPMFLFLCSLFVNELYGSTGLFPFLLIQILSDIHTLSVPFCFLQIYCVYTYASVEFLNLAVMSYDRYLAICYPLQYNTRMTFNHVAVFIIFVWLYSFMNILITLSLNIRLPLCGNTINSLYCHNYLVVKLACSDTKVNNIYGLFGVVLSIVVPLLPILFSYMKILKVCFSGSKQTKQKAVSTCTPHLVSLLNFSFGCCFEILRSRFDMSSVPSVLRIILSLYFLIMQPLLTPVMYGLQMSKIRQTCKYLFCNKMLTGYRDTV, from the coding sequence ATGCTGAATTCAACTTTATCATCTTTAACTTACTTCATCCTTGGAGCTTATTTTCACATTGGAAACTTAAGATACTTGTATTTCATGATAACTGCTCTGCTTTactttgtaattattattgCCAACTCCTCTCTGATTGTGGTGATCTGTCTGAGCAGAAGCTTACATGAACCCATGttcctgtttctgtgcagcctgTTTGTAAATGAACTGTATGGTAGCACAGGGTTGTTTCCATTCCTGCTGATTCAGATCCTCTCTGACATTCACACTCTTTCTGtgcctttttgtttcctgcagatttATTGTGTTTACACTTATGCAAGTGTCGAGTTTTTAAACCTAGCCGTCATGTCTTATGACAGATACCTCGCCATCTGTTATCCTCTACAATATAACACACGTATGACATTTAACCATGTAGCtgtcttcattatttttgtatGGTTGTACTCTTTTATGAATATCTTAATCACTTTATCCTTAAACATCCGTTTGCCTCTTTGTGGAAACACCATCAACAGTTTGTATTGTCATAACTACCTTGTAGTGAAGTTGGCCTGTTCCGATACTAAAGTGAATAACATCTATGGACTGTTTGGTGTTGTTCTCTCCATCGTAGTTCCTCTGCTTCCAATCCTTTTCTCTTACATGAAGATTctcaaagtgtgtttttctggttCTAAACAGACCAAACAGAAAGCTGTCAGTACCTGCACACCTCACCTTGTGTCTCTGCTCAACTTTTCTTTTGGCTGCTGCTTTGAAATCCTGCGGAGCAGGTTTGATATGTCCAGTGTTCCCAGTGTGCTGCGCATCATCCTGTCTCTGTACTTTCTCATCATGCAGCCACTTCTGACTCCTGTCATGTACGGACTGCAGATGTCCAAAATCagacaaacatgtaaatatCTCTTCTGTAATAAAATGTTGACTGGTTATAGAGATACTGTGTAG
- the LOC130167823 gene encoding olfactory receptor 10A6-like: MTLNSTSSYFILEVYIYLGTLRHFYFMITALLYFVIIIANSSLIVVICLNRSLHEPMYLFLCSLFVNELYGSTGLFPFLLVQILSDIHTVSVPFCFLQIYCLYTYANIELCNLAVMSYDRYLAICYPLQYNTRMTFNKAVLFISAIWLYSFVKFLITLSLNIRLTLCGNTINSLYCRNYLIVKLACSDTKVNNIYGLFGVVLSIVVPLLPILFSYMKILKMCFSGSKQTRQKAVSTCTPHLASLLNFSIGCLFQILQSRFDMTSVPSVVRIILSLYFVILQPLLNPVMFGLQMSKIRNTCKHLFCYKMLTGQRDLMMI; the protein is encoded by the coding sequence ATGACGTTGAATTCAACATCATCTTATTTCATTCTTGAAGTCTATATATACCTAGGAACACTGAGACATTTTTACTTCATGATAACTGCTCTGCTTTactttgtaattattattgCCAACTCCTCTCTGATTGTGGTGATCTGTCTGAACAGAAGCTTACATGAACCCATGTacctgtttctgtgcagcctgTTTGTAAATGAACTGTATGGTAGCACAGGGTTGTTTCCattcctgctggttcagatcctctctgacattcacactgtttctgtgccgttttgtttcctgcagatttATTGTTTGTACACATATGCAAATATAGAGTTATGTAATTTAGCCGTCATGTCTTATGACAGATACCTCGCTATCTGTTATCCTCTACAATATAACACACGTATGACATTTAACAAAGCAgttctctttatctctgcaaTATGGTTGTACTCTTTTGTGAAATTCTTAATCACTTTATCCTTAAACATCCGGTTGACACTGTGTGGAAACACCATCAACAGTTTGTATTGTAGAAACTACCTTATAGTGAAGTTGGCTTGTTCTGACACTAAAGTGAATAACATCTATGGACTGTTTGGTGTTGTTCTCTCCATCGTAGTTCCTCTGCTTCCAATCCTTTTCTCTTACATGAAGAttcttaaaatgtgtttttctggttctaaacagacaagacagaaagCTGTCAGTACCTGCACACCTCACCTTGCTTCCCTGTTAAACTTTTCTATTGGTTGTTTATTTCAGATACTTCAGAGCAGATTTGATAtgaccagtgttcccagtgttgTGCGCATCATCCTTTCTCTGTACTTTGTGATTCTCCAACCACTGTTGAATCCTGTCATGTTCGGACTGCAAATGTCCAAAATACGAAATACATGTAAACATCTCTTCTGCTATAAAATGTTGACTGGTCAAAGAGATTTAATGatgatataa
- the LOC130167825 gene encoding olfactory receptor 11A1-like: MMMNSTLSYFILSTYIHVGTMKYLYFMITALLYFVIIIANSSLIVLICLNRSLHEPMYLFLCSLFVNELYGSTGLFPFLLVQILSDIHTVSVPFCFLQIFSLYTYANVEFCNLAIMSYDRYLAICYPLQYNTRMTSNKAILFISAIWLYSFVKFLITLSLNIRLPLCGNTINSLYCHNYLVVKLACSDTKVNNIYGLFGVVLTIVVPLLPILFSYMKILKVCFSGSKQTRQKAVSTCTPHLVSLLNFSFGCCFEILQSRFDMTSVPSVLRIILSLYFLLIQPLLTPVMYGLQMSKIRQTCKHVLCYKMLTGFSDTV; this comes from the coding sequence ATGATGATGAATTCAACTTTATCTTATTTCATTCTTagtacatatatacatgtaggAACTATGAAATACTTGTATTTCATGATAACTGCTTTGCTTTactttgtaattattattgCCAACTCCTCTCTGATTGTGCTTATCTGTCTGAACAGAAGCTTACATGAACCCATGTacctgtttctgtgcagcctgTTTGTAAATGAACTGTATGGTAGCACAGGGTTGTTTCCattcctgctggttcagatcctctctgacattcacactgtttctgtgcctttttgtttcctgcaAATTTTCTCTTTATACACATATGCAAATGTAGAGTTTTGTAATTTAGCCATCATGTCTTATGACAGATACCTCGCTATCTGTTATCCTCTACAATATAACACACGTATGACATCTAACAAAGCAattctctttatctctgcaaTATGGTTGTACTCTTTTGTGAAATTCTTAATCACTTTATCCTTAAACATCCGTTTGCCTCTTTGTGGAAACACCATCAACAGTTTGTATTGTCATAACTACCTTGTAGTGAAGTTGGCTTGTTCTGATACTAAAGTGAATAACATCTATGGACTGTTTGGTGTTGTTCTCACCATCGTAGTTCCTCTGCTCCCAATCCTTTTCTCTTACATGAAGATTctcaaagtgtgtttttctggttCTAAACAGACCAGACAGAAAGCTGTCAGTACCTGCACACCTCACCTTGTGTCTCTGCTCAACTTTTCTTTTGGCTGCTGCTTTGAGATACTTCAGAGCAGATTTGATAtgaccagtgttcccagtgtgCTGCGCATCATCCTTTCTCTGTACTTTCTCTTAATACAGCCACTTCTGACTCCTGTAATGTACGGACTTCAGATGTCCAAAATcagacaaacatgtaaacatgttctCTGTTATAAAATGTTGACTGGTTTCAGTGATACTGTGTAA